TGGCGCTGGGTCTGGCCGTGCTGCTGATGCTGGGCAACTGGGCCCTGCAATTCGGTGCCGCCCATCTGCCTTCGGGCGTGACCTCGGTGGTCATGCTCAGCGAAGTGGTGTTTGCCAGTGTCTCCTCGGTGCTGATCGCCCATGAGGCGCTTTCGGCGCGCACGCTGGCCGGTGGCGCCCTCATCATGGGTGCGGCGTTGCTGGCGACCTTGGGCAGAACCCCGAGAAAGTAGCCCGCCACGACACCAGAGCATCCTGCAGGAGCCGCGCCGCAGCGGAGCGCTGGCTGGGTTACAGGAGCTTGCCGGCCAGGATCAGGTATCCGGGCACCCAGCCCGTGAGCACGCCTTGCGCGATGCACAGCCAGCCCGTGGGGCGCTCAATGCTTTTCCTCAGGGCCAGCAGTGCGAAGAACAAGGCCCAGAGCACGGCCCAGGCGGCCCAATTGACGCCCATCCACCAGTCCAGCCCCGAGCTGGCGCTGGTCAGCGAATCCAGGGCCACGGGCACGGCGGTGATCGCCACGAAAAGGCTGAACCAGCCCAGACCCCGGCCGTCGGCACCGCTGAAGCGATTGAAAGCCACCCAGAGATAGGTGAAGGCAAACAGCAAGGTCAGAGCGCCGCTCTTGACCGATGCCGCATCGGCTGCCGGGCCGAAGATGCTGGCCAGACCGATGCATAGCGACACCACGCCGGTGAAGATGTTGATGACCCAGATTTCCTTGTCGGCAATCTTGCCCAGCATCCACAGGCCGTTGAGAAACAGCACCGCACCCACATAAAACAGCGACAAACCCAACCACATACAAAAGCTCCTTGGCTGCAGGCTGGTGCAGCGCGGCGAGGATTGTGGGGCCGTGCGGGGCGGGGCGTAACCCTGGGTGAACGCAAAAGAGTCTTGCGCCGTGGGTCGGGAATGGGCTCAGAACTCCCCATCCCGACCGCCGCGCAGACGGCGGTACAGCGTGCCGCGGGAGATGCCCAGGGCGCGGGCGGCCTGGGAGACATTGCCGCCATGCTGGTCCAGCGTCTCCCTGATCAGCTGTGCGCTGTGCTCGCGCAGCGTCGCGAGAGGCTGCGCCTCGGGGACATGCGTTGCTTCGGGGGCTAAGGGGCAGGCCTGGTCTTGCTCGCTGCTTGCGTCCAGGTGCGAGCCAAGGCCGTGCGAAGTTTGCAGATGCGCCTGCATCCAGATGCCCAGGCCGCTGGCCAGGCGCAGCGGCGCGGGGCCGGGCTGGCCGCTCAGTTGCAGCAAGCGCGGCAGATCAAGGCCCAGCAGCTCCTGCGCGTTGCACGCTGTATGTCCGGGCTGGCCGATGAGCTGGGCGGCGGTGCCGTTCATCCAGGCGACGTGGCCATCGGCGGCCACGCCCATCAGCGCCTGCAGCGGCGTATGCAGCAGGGCTGGCGTCACCTGAAAGCGCAGCACCAGATGCTCGTGCGACTGCGCCTGCAGCAAGGTGTTTTCGATGGTCGTGGCGTACATGCCGACCACGGGACTGGCGTCGAAGCTGAAATGCTGCTCCTCCACCATCAGATTGAGCACCCCGGCCAGGCGGCCGTGCACGTCGCGTATCGGTGCTGCTGCGCAGCGGAAGGCGTACAGCTCGTCGAAATAGTGCTCGCCGTTGGTGACGGTGCAGGCCTGGCCGGTGGCGGCGACGATGCCCGGTGCGGTCGTGCCCATGGCCTGCTCGGACATGTTCAGGCCGACTCTCTCGTCACGGGGCCGCATGGATGCCGGGGAGACATGGAGCACGATGCCCTTGTCATCCGTCAGCATCACGCGCGTGCCGGTGCCCGCCAGGGCCTGCTCCAGGGTCGGCAGCTCGTGCTGCAGCGCGAGCAGCAGGCCGCGGCAGCGCTCCTGCGTGGCATGCAGCCGGCTGGGGCTGACGGGAGCCAGAGCCAGCCGCCGTCCATTGCAATGCTGGCGCTGGCTGCGCAGCCAGGACTGGATGACCGCCTCGCTGACCAGGCCCGAGGGACGTATGCCGGCCTCGAAGAATTGACGGCGAGCCTGCAGGGCCCGCTCCGCTCCGGTGCTCGAGAAGCACTGCTGTAGCGCGTCCATCGCGCGTGGCTCATCAACGCTCATGTCATGTCCAGGCTGTTCGCAGGAGCGGTCAATGTGTTCCGCAATGGAACAGTTCGAGCCTGGGGAAATCCCGATCTTGAAGAAAAACAGGCGATACACCATGCTTTGCGGCATAGCAATCACAACAGGAGACCTCGATGGAACGGCTGATCGACAACTCTCATGGATGGCCGGGCCGCATGGTCTGGCTGCTGGCCGCCTGCCTGGGCAGCGCAGCGGCTTTTGCGCAAACCGGCCCTGCAGCGCAGGCTGCTGCTGCCGTGCAGCGCGTCGACGGCGATTTCATCCGCGCCAATGCCGCCAGGACGCCTGACTGGCCCACCATCGGCGTGGACTATGCCGAGACCCGCTACAGCCGCCTCGATCAGATCAATGCCGCCAACGTCAAGGACCTGGGCCTGGCATGGTCGTACAACCTCGAGTCCACGCGCGGCGTGGAGGCCACGCCTGTCGTGGTGGACGGCATCATGTATGTCAGCGCCTCATGGAGCGTGGTGCATGCCATCGACACCCGTACCGGCAACAGGATCTGGACCTATGACCCGCAGATCGACCGCAGCACCGGCTTCAAGGGGTGCTGCGACGTCGTCAACCGCGGCGTCGCGCTGTGGAAGGGCAAGGTCTATGTGGGGGCGTGGGATGGCCGCCTGATCGCGCTGGATGCCGCCACCGGCAAGGAGGTCTGGCACCAAAATACCTTCGAGGGGCAGAAGGGGTCGCTCACCATCACCGGCGCCCCGCGCGTGTTCAAGGGCAAGGTCATCATCGGCAACGGCGGCGCCGAATATGGCGTGCGCGGCTATATCACTGCCTATGACGCCGAGACCGGGGAGCGGAAATGGCGCTGGTTCAGCGTACCCGGCGATCCCTCCAAACCCTTCGAGGACGAGTCCATGAAGCGCGCCGCCAGGACCTGGGACCCCAGCGGCAAATGGTGGGAGGCCGGCGGCGGCGGCACCATGTGGGACAGCATGACCTTCGATGCCGAACTCAACACCATGTACGTGGGCACGGGCAATGGATCGCCCTGGTCGCACAAGGTGCGCAGCCCCAAGGGCGGCGACAACCTGTACCTGGCCTCCATCGTGGCCCTGGATCCCGACACCGGCAAATACAAGTGGCACTATCAGGAAACACCGGGCGACAACTGGGACTACACCTCCACCCAGCCCATGATCCTGGCCGACATCAAGATCGCCGGCAAGCCGCGCAAGGTCATACTGCATGCGCCCAAGAACGGCTTCTTCTTCGTGCTCGACCGCACCAATGGAAAGTTCATCTCGGCCAAGAACTTCGTGCCCGTGAACTGGGCCAGCGGCTACGACAAGCACGGCAAGCCCATCGGCATTGCCGCAGCGCGCGACGGCAGCAAGCCCCAGGACGCGGTGCCGGGCCCATATGGCGCGCACAACTGGCACCCCATGTCCTTCAACCCCCAGACGGGCCTGGTGTATCTGCCTGCGCAGAACGTGCCCGTCAACCTGATGGACGACAAGAAATGGGAGTTCAACCAGGCCGGACCGGGCAAGCCCCAGTCGGGCACCGGCTGGAACACGGCCAAGTTCTTCAATGCCGAGCCGCCCAAGAGCAAGCCCTTTGGTCGTCTGCTGGCCTGGGACCCCGTTGCGCAAAAGGCCGCCTGGAGCGTGGAGCATGTCTCGCCCTGGAACGGCGGCACGCTGACCACGGCGGGCAATGTGGTGTTCCAGGGAACGGCTGATGGCCGCCTCGTGGCCTATCACGCGGCCACGGGCGAGAAACTGTGGGAAGCGCCCACGGGCACCGGTGTGGTGGCCGCGCCCAGCACCTATATGGTGGACGGCAGGCAGTATGTCTCTGTGGCCGTGGGCTGGGGCGGTGTCTACGGTCTGGCTGCGCGCGCCACCGAGCGCCAGGGCCCGGGCACGGTCTATACCTTCGTCGTGGGCGGCAAGGCCAGGATGCCGGAGTTCGTGGCCCAGCGCACCGGCCAGTTGCTGCAGGGCGTGAAATACGACCCCGCCAAGGTCGAGGCCGGCACCATGCTGTATGTGGCCAACTGCGTTTTCTGTCACGGCGTGCCTGGCGTGGACCGTGGCGGAAACATTCCCAATCTGGGTTACATGGACGCGAGCTATATCGAGAACCTGCCAAACTTTGTCTTCAAGGGCCCGGCCATGGTGCGCGGCATGCCGGACTTCACGGGCAAGTTGTCGGGCGATGACGTGGAGTCCCTCAAGGCCTTCATCCAGGGCACGGCGGACGCCATCCGGCCCAAGCCCTGAAGCCAGCACTCCACCACGCCGGTGCGCCGGTGCGCCGGGCCGCCGGGCCGCCGGACCACCGGTGCGCCCGAGCCACGCACCGGCGGCCCCAGATCGCAAACCTCTTCTTTTGACTCGACACCAAGGAAATAGCCTTATGCAAGACCATCTGCAGTTCTACATCGACGGCCAATGGGTGAATCCGGTCAGCCCGCGCAGCCTGGAGGTCATCAATCCCTCCAACGAGCAGGCCATCGCCCGCATCAGCATGGGCTCGGCCGCCGACGTGGACAAGGCCGTGGCCGCCGCGCGCCGCGCCTTCGAGAGCTACTCGCGCACCAGCCGCGAAGAGCGCCTGGCCCTGCTGGCCAAGGTGCTGGAGGTCTACCAGCGTCGCTACGGCGACTTTGTGCAGACCATCTCGCAGGAGATGGGGGCGCCGCTGTGGCTGTCCAAGGCGGCACAGGCCGCCATGGGCGTGGCCCATCTGGGCTCCACCATCGAGGTCCTCAAGAACTTCGCCTTCGAACAGGTGCAGGGCAGCACGGCCGTCGTGCACGAGCCCGTGGGTGTGGTCGGCATGATCACGCCCTGGAACTGGCCCATCAACCAGATCATGTGCAAGGTCGCTCCGGCCCTGGCTGCCGGCTGCACCATGGTGCTCAAGCCCTCGGAGGTTGCGCCGCTCAATGCCCTGCTCGTGGCCGAGGTGCTGCACGAGGCGGGCGTGCCGGCCGGCGTCTTCAACCTCGTCAACGGCGACGGCCCCGGTGTGGGGGAAGCCATGTCCTCCCACCCCGACATAGACATGATGACCTTCACCGGCTCCACGCGCGCAGGCATTGCCGTGGCCAAGGCTGCGGCCGACAGCGTCAAGCGCGTGGCCCAGGAACTGGGCGGCAAGTCCGCCAACATCGTGCTGGATGACGCCAATCTGCAAAAGGCCGTGACCCAGGGCGTGCAGGCGGTGCTGATGAACTCGGGCCAGAGCTGCAATGCTCCCACGCGCATGTTCGTGCCGCGCGCCTTGCATGGGCAGGCCGTGGAGATTGCCCGTAGCGTCGCCGCCGCAGCGACCGTAGCCGATGCGCTGGCCGAGGGCATGCACATGGGCCCCGTGGTCAGCGAGGCGCAATGGGGCAAGATCCAGGCCCTGATCCGCAAGGGCATTGAAGAGGGC
This DNA window, taken from Comamonas testosteroni TK102, encodes the following:
- a CDS encoding PQQ-dependent dehydrogenase, methanol/ethanol family, whose translation is MERLIDNSHGWPGRMVWLLAACLGSAAAFAQTGPAAQAAAAVQRVDGDFIRANAARTPDWPTIGVDYAETRYSRLDQINAANVKDLGLAWSYNLESTRGVEATPVVVDGIMYVSASWSVVHAIDTRTGNRIWTYDPQIDRSTGFKGCCDVVNRGVALWKGKVYVGAWDGRLIALDAATGKEVWHQNTFEGQKGSLTITGAPRVFKGKVIIGNGGAEYGVRGYITAYDAETGERKWRWFSVPGDPSKPFEDESMKRAARTWDPSGKWWEAGGGGTMWDSMTFDAELNTMYVGTGNGSPWSHKVRSPKGGDNLYLASIVALDPDTGKYKWHYQETPGDNWDYTSTQPMILADIKIAGKPRKVILHAPKNGFFFVLDRTNGKFISAKNFVPVNWASGYDKHGKPIGIAAARDGSKPQDAVPGPYGAHNWHPMSFNPQTGLVYLPAQNVPVNLMDDKKWEFNQAGPGKPQSGTGWNTAKFFNAEPPKSKPFGRLLAWDPVAQKAAWSVEHVSPWNGGTLTTAGNVVFQGTADGRLVAYHAATGEKLWEAPTGTGVVAAPSTYMVDGRQYVSVAVGWGGVYGLAARATERQGPGTVYTFVVGGKARMPEFVAQRTGQLLQGVKYDPAKVEAGTMLYVANCVFCHGVPGVDRGGNIPNLGYMDASYIENLPNFVFKGPAMVRGMPDFTGKLSGDDVESLKAFIQGTADAIRPKP
- a CDS encoding helix-turn-helix domain-containing protein, which produces MDALQQCFSSTGAERALQARRQFFEAGIRPSGLVSEAVIQSWLRSQRQHCNGRRLALAPVSPSRLHATQERCRGLLLALQHELPTLEQALAGTGTRVMLTDDKGIVLHVSPASMRPRDERVGLNMSEQAMGTTAPGIVAATGQACTVTNGEHYFDELYAFRCAAAPIRDVHGRLAGVLNLMVEEQHFSFDASPVVGMYATTIENTLLQAQSHEHLVLRFQVTPALLHTPLQALMGVAADGHVAWMNGTAAQLIGQPGHTACNAQELLGLDLPRLLQLSGQPGPAPLRLASGLGIWMQAHLQTSHGLGSHLDASSEQDQACPLAPEATHVPEAQPLATLREHSAQLIRETLDQHGGNVSQAARALGISRGTLYRRLRGGRDGEF
- a CDS encoding aldehyde dehydrogenase family protein; this translates as MQDHLQFYIDGQWVNPVSPRSLEVINPSNEQAIARISMGSAADVDKAVAAARRAFESYSRTSREERLALLAKVLEVYQRRYGDFVQTISQEMGAPLWLSKAAQAAMGVAHLGSTIEVLKNFAFEQVQGSTAVVHEPVGVVGMITPWNWPINQIMCKVAPALAAGCTMVLKPSEVAPLNALLVAEVLHEAGVPAGVFNLVNGDGPGVGEAMSSHPDIDMMTFTGSTRAGIAVAKAAADSVKRVAQELGGKSANIVLDDANLQKAVTQGVQAVLMNSGQSCNAPTRMFVPRALHGQAVEIARSVAAAATVADALAEGMHMGPVVSEAQWGKIQALIRKGIEEGATLVAGGTGRPEGLARGYFVKPTVFADVSNDMTIAREEIFGPVLVMIPFDDEEDAIRMANDTVYGLSGYVQSGSLERARRVAARLRTGMVHLNGAGPDFNAPFGGYKQSGNGREWGEHGFRDFLETKAVMGYGAA
- a CDS encoding AmiS/UreI family transporter yields the protein MWLGLSLFYVGAVLFLNGLWMLGKIADKEIWVINIFTGVVSLCIGLASIFGPAADAASVKSGALTLLFAFTYLWVAFNRFSGADGRGLGWFSLFVAITAVPVALDSLTSASSGLDWWMGVNWAAWAVLWALFFALLALRKSIERPTGWLCIAQGVLTGWVPGYLILAGKLL